One Capsicum annuum cultivar UCD-10X-F1 chromosome 2, UCD10Xv1.1, whole genome shotgun sequence genomic window carries:
- the LOC107859002 gene encoding beta-amyrin 28-monooxygenase, with translation MDALDLSSIVFIAISFILTAILYQNHSSKSTKLPPGSFGWPVIGETIEFLFGSPEKFVIDRMNKYSPDIFKTKIMGEKTVVICGPNGHKFLFSNEEKLFTAFRTYSMQRIFRSYQSKHSSPPSQSTGVIRQPGFFKPEALARYMGQMDSITKDLLQTHWEGENEIKAYPFAKILTLTLACHFFLGSTNNSIAKLVNYFDDITLGLHAMILNVPGTTFYRANKAAIAVRRELIGVIKEKKEEMMTKEVKMQDILCHMIVFRDSNGELMGENEIADKIMGLLVAGYSTVATTITFLMKYVGERFDIYEKILTEQKEIAATKKRGELLEWEDMKKMKYSWNVICETMRLTPPLQGTFRQVLKDFTYAGYTIPKGWKVYWTTSSTNKNPAYFVDPEVFDPSRYDICDGPIPYTYVPFGGGPRMCPGKEYARLAILTFLHNVVMKYKWELLVPHEKIIGDMMPTPQNGLPIRLHQHIGDMMPTPQNGLPIRLHQH, from the exons ATGGATGCTTTGGATCTCTCCAGTATTGTCTTTATTGCTATCTCTTTTATCCTCACTGCTATTCTCTACCAAAATCATTCTTCCAAAAGTACTAAACTTCCCCCGGGTAGTTTCGGATGGCCCGTAATAGGCGAAACGATAGAGTTCTTGTTTGGTAGCCCTGAAAAATTCGTGATCGATAGAATGAACAAGTACTCTCCTgatattttcaaaactaaaataatgggaGAAAAAACGGTTGTAATTTGTGGCCCTAATGGCCACAAGTTCCTCTTCTCGAACGAAGAGAAACTCTTTACTGCATTTCGTACTTACTCCATGCAGAGAATCTTTCGTTCTTATCAATCGAAAcattcttctcctccttctcaaTCTACTGGGGTTATTCGCCAGCCCGGATTCTTTAAGCCCGAAGCCCTAGCCCGTTATATGGGGCAAATGGACTCTATAACGAAAGATCTTTTGCAAACCCATTGGGAAGGGGAAAATGAGATCAAAGCCTAcccttttgctaaaattttgACATTGACACTTGCTTGTCATTTCTTTCTTGGAAGCACGAATAATTCGATAGCAAAGCTCGTAAATTATTTCGATGACATTACGTTAGGACTACACGCGATGATTTTAAACGTACCAGGGACGACTTTTTATCGAGCTAATAAGGCCGCAATTGCCGTTAGAAGGGAACTTATAGGTGTGATCAAGGAGAAAAAAGAGGAAATGATGACTAAAGAGGTGAAAATGCAAGACATATTGTGTCATATGATAGTTTTTAGGGACAGTAATGGGGAGTTGATGGGTGAAAATGAGATTGCTGATAAAATTATGGGGCTTTTAGTTGCTGGCTATAGCACTGTTGCAACAACCATTACTTTCCTCATGAAATATGTTGGAGAGAGATTTGATATCTATGAAAAGATCTTGACTG AGCAAAAGGAGATTGCTGCGACGAAGAAGCGGGGGGAATTGTTAGAGTGGGAGGacatgaagaaaatgaagtaTTCATGGAATGTGATATGTGAAACTATGAGGCTAACTCCACCACTTCAAGGTACTTTTAGACAAGTCTTGAAAGACTTCACCTATGCTGGTTATACCATTCCCAAGGGTTGGAAG GTTTATTGGACAACAAGTAGCACAAACAAAAATCCAGCATATTTTGTAGACCCTGAAGTGTTTGATCCATCAAGATATGATATATGTGATGGACCAATTCCATACACTTACGTACCATTTGGTGGTGGACCAAGAATGTGTCCTGGAAAAGAGTATGCTCGTCTTGCAATTTTAACTTTTCTCCACAATGTTGTAATGAAATATAAGTGGGAATTACTAGTACCCCATGAGAAGATTATTGGTGATATGATGCCAACACCACAAAATGGACTTCCTATTCGTCTTCATCAACATATTGGTGATATGATGCCAACACCACAAAATGGACTTCCTATTCGTCTTCATCAACACTAA